In Vibrio sp. JC009, a single window of DNA contains:
- a CDS encoding acetyl-CoA C-acetyltransferase, whose amino-acid sequence MRKTYIVAAKRTALGSFGGSLASIPAAELGGYVINAALAQANIDPALLDEVIVGNVLSAGQGMGPGRQAAKLAGVPDSVPAFTLNMICGSGMKTVMEAASKIKAGDADLIVAAGMENMSSAPYVLDAKNRFGCKMGHQQLVDTMINDGLTDAFNQYHMGMTAENVAEKYQIDRQTQDTFALRSQQRAVAAINQGKFTDEIVPIEVLQRRQKVSFAQDEYPRHDASLETLAKLKPAFKKEGSVTAGNASGINDGGVAFILASADAVATHQLEPLAEIVSYGQGGLDPAYMGLGPVPAIKQALDRAQMTLADMQLLELNEAFAAQALGVMHVLSDKYQLPMTWFDDKTNVNGGAIALGHPLGASGGRILTTLIYEMSKRQLEYGLASLCIGGGMGTAIVIRNLLQ is encoded by the coding sequence ATGAGAAAAACCTATATCGTTGCAGCTAAGCGTACTGCGCTCGGCAGTTTTGGTGGCAGCCTCGCTTCTATACCCGCGGCTGAACTGGGAGGGTATGTGATTAATGCAGCTTTAGCGCAGGCCAACATTGATCCCGCTTTACTTGATGAAGTGATTGTCGGTAACGTACTGAGTGCAGGGCAAGGCATGGGACCAGGCCGCCAAGCAGCCAAACTTGCCGGGGTACCTGATTCCGTTCCCGCTTTTACGCTTAACATGATTTGTGGTAGTGGTATGAAAACGGTCATGGAAGCAGCAAGTAAAATCAAAGCGGGTGATGCTGATCTTATTGTTGCCGCTGGCATGGAAAACATGTCGAGTGCACCTTATGTTTTGGATGCAAAAAACCGATTTGGCTGCAAAATGGGCCACCAACAACTGGTGGATACCATGATTAATGACGGGTTAACCGATGCGTTTAACCAGTACCACATGGGGATGACTGCTGAAAACGTTGCGGAAAAATATCAAATTGATCGCCAAACTCAAGATACGTTTGCATTGCGCAGTCAGCAGCGCGCGGTTGCTGCGATCAATCAAGGTAAGTTCACCGATGAAATTGTTCCAATTGAAGTACTGCAACGCCGTCAGAAAGTGAGCTTTGCTCAAGATGAATATCCTAGGCATGATGCATCATTAGAGACTTTAGCCAAACTTAAGCCAGCCTTTAAAAAAGAAGGCAGCGTAACTGCCGGTAATGCCTCTGGCATCAATGATGGTGGTGTGGCATTTATTTTGGCATCAGCTGACGCAGTGGCAACTCATCAGCTTGAACCACTCGCTGAAATTGTCAGTTATGGTCAGGGTGGCCTTGACCCTGCATATATGGGATTAGGTCCTGTTCCGGCGATAAAACAAGCACTTGACCGCGCTCAGATGACACTAGCTGATATGCAGCTACTAGAATTAAATGAGGCATTTGCCGCGCAAGCGCTTGGTGTGATGCATGTATTGAGTGACAAGTACCAACTACCTATGACGTGGTTTGACGATAAAACCAATGTTAATGGCGGTGCAATTGCGCTAGGTCATCCGCTTGGCGCATCTGGAGGGCGCATTCTGACCACCTTGATCTATGAGATGTCAAAACGCCAACTTGAATATGGTTTAGCTTCACTATGTATTGGCGGGGGAATGGGTACAGCGATTGTGATTCGAAATCTATTACAGTAG
- a CDS encoding LysR family transcriptional regulator — protein MLDKIVYFLHVVRSGSFSLAAKQYGISASAGSRWIIELEESLGVSLLKRSTRKVVPTQAGVRLYERFNRINGEIDEIFTEIQNLGNDDRGIIRIASTPLFARDFLGAIVGEYLQQYPNVTFRILETALDMDHIDEIDFAIRASANYLGFQEKDSLLVKRSLLKYPLMACCSPQYIERYGKPDQPEDLRSHNCLYASTLVGGSKWVFERDGEITTVNIAQTVEVENSQFIKTVALNGGGVGYLPVHLIEGELKDGSLVPILSEYTNSEFEFSLYYRPRKQMPARCVNFKDYLIKRVREISEAE, from the coding sequence ATGCTCGATAAAATCGTTTATTTTCTTCATGTGGTACGTTCCGGTTCATTTAGCCTGGCGGCTAAACAGTATGGCATTTCTGCTTCGGCGGGTAGTCGCTGGATCATTGAGCTTGAAGAAAGTTTAGGGGTTAGTTTGCTCAAACGTTCAACGCGAAAAGTAGTGCCGACTCAGGCCGGTGTACGTTTATACGAGCGTTTTAACCGCATTAACGGTGAGATTGATGAAATCTTCACAGAGATACAGAATCTGGGTAACGATGACCGCGGTATAATCCGCATAGCTTCAACCCCACTTTTTGCTCGCGATTTTCTTGGTGCTATAGTAGGTGAGTATTTACAACAATACCCTAATGTTACTTTCCGTATCTTAGAAACAGCTCTCGATATGGACCATATTGATGAGATCGACTTCGCGATACGAGCCAGTGCGAATTACCTGGGTTTTCAAGAGAAAGATAGCCTTTTGGTCAAGCGGTCGCTCTTAAAATACCCGCTCATGGCTTGTTGTTCGCCACAATACATCGAAAGATATGGCAAGCCGGATCAGCCTGAAGATTTACGTAGCCATAATTGTTTGTACGCATCTACCCTTGTCGGAGGAAGCAAATGGGTCTTTGAACGGGACGGTGAGATAACTACGGTCAATATCGCTCAAACAGTAGAAGTGGAAAATAGTCAATTTATCAAAACGGTAGCTCTCAATGGTGGTGGAGTAGGCTACCTGCCGGTGCACTTGATCGAAGGTGAACTCAAAGATGGTTCATTGGTACCTATTCTGAGTGAATACACCAATAGCGAATTTGAATTTAGCCTCTATTATCGCCCAAGGAAACAGATGCCGGCTCGTTGTGTCAACTTTAAGGACTATCTAATTAAACGTGTTCGAGAAATTTCTGAGGCAGAATAA
- a CDS encoding methyl-accepting chemotaxis protein has protein sequence MVSIGRGFGDGVVLADIPLDVLSDTVADINMPGAIAMMMTDDMTVLASTSKVVEVGTKLSDYASLTEVAKSTRGTVSTIVDYELNGVDKVMFTQAVRYGDKKWYLLVGLDKSVVFAALTEAQRQAFILTAIYLLVSVLVTLFILNILYRPILALKETITSLSDGDGDLTQRLEVKNNDDLGQIAAGVNQFIEHIQSLMLNIEAASTELKDNVQQLEHKSDENKHMLTQHVQETEQIVTAIEEMSSTADTVAQNAGETAQSTKEASDIGGQSLAAVGDAQSKVNELVSEVKNTSSNLESMSQETKGISEILTVIGEIAEQTNLLALNAAIEAARAGDQGRGFAVVADEVRALASRTQVSTEEIEQALTRLLSVNKDVVQSMERTKSTCDETFKNTEKVGNSLNELTVHVSGINDLSIQIATAAEEQSSVTQEISRNMSALSDIVSELNCNGEQTLAQTNNISEINEQLVSMVGMFKLR, from the coding sequence ATGGTGAGTATTGGTAGAGGTTTCGGTGATGGCGTAGTGCTGGCAGATATCCCTCTGGACGTATTAAGTGATACGGTTGCTGACATCAATATGCCCGGTGCAATTGCTATGATGATGACGGATGACATGACTGTTTTGGCAAGTACTTCCAAAGTCGTTGAAGTAGGAACTAAGCTTAGCGACTATGCGTCTCTTACAGAGGTGGCAAAGAGCACTCGTGGCACAGTCAGTACCATCGTTGACTATGAGCTTAACGGCGTTGACAAGGTCATGTTTACTCAAGCCGTACGTTATGGAGACAAAAAATGGTATTTGCTTGTTGGCCTAGATAAAAGTGTTGTATTTGCAGCACTAACTGAAGCACAACGGCAGGCCTTCATTTTAACGGCTATTTATCTGTTAGTCAGTGTGTTAGTTACACTGTTTATCCTCAATATTCTATACAGACCAATTCTTGCTCTGAAAGAGACAATTACTAGCCTTTCTGATGGCGACGGTGACCTTACCCAAAGACTGGAAGTCAAAAATAACGATGACTTGGGACAAATTGCGGCTGGTGTGAACCAATTTATAGAGCATATACAAAGTCTGATGTTAAATATTGAAGCTGCATCTACTGAACTTAAGGATAATGTGCAGCAGTTAGAGCACAAGTCTGATGAAAATAAACATATGCTGACTCAGCATGTGCAGGAAACCGAACAAATAGTTACCGCTATTGAGGAAATGAGCTCAACAGCAGATACAGTAGCTCAAAATGCAGGTGAGACAGCACAATCAACAAAAGAAGCTTCCGATATTGGTGGACAATCTCTTGCCGCTGTTGGTGACGCGCAGTCGAAAGTGAATGAGTTAGTTTCTGAAGTAAAAAATACATCATCGAACTTAGAAAGCATGAGTCAAGAGACGAAGGGAATAAGTGAAATTCTGACGGTGATAGGTGAAATAGCCGAACAAACCAACTTGCTTGCACTTAATGCAGCTATTGAAGCGGCAAGGGCTGGTGATCAGGGGCGAGGGTTCGCGGTGGTAGCAGATGAGGTAAGAGCACTGGCAAGCCGGACACAGGTCAGTACAGAAGAAATTGAGCAGGCACTAACTCGTTTGCTATCAGTAAACAAGGACGTGGTTCAGTCCATGGAGAGAACCAAAAGCACTTGTGATGAAACCTTCAAGAATACCGAGAAGGTAGGAAATAGCCTGAATGAGTTAACCGTTCATGTTTCTGGTATTAACGACCTCAGTATTCAGATAGCCACAGCAGCAGAAGAGCAAAGCAGTGTGACTCAGGAAATCAGCCGGAATATGAGTGCGTTGAGCGATATAGTTAGCGAACTTAATTGCAACGGTGAGCAAACCCTGGCTCAGACCAACAATATTTCTGAAATTAACGAGCAGTTAGTGTCAATGGTAGGTATGTTTAAACTGAGGTGA
- the gltS gene encoding sodium/glutamate symporter: MNITLDLVQTIGLAAVILFVGQKTKERVNFLQKYFIPTPVIGGLLYALLTLIGHQTNTFSIQLDHGLTKFLMVLFFTCTGFLASVKVIKSSGKQGAILAVLSVVLLILQDTVGAGLAQALGLHPLMGVAIGSVSMSGGLGSAAAFGPSFEELGVDSATIIGIAAATFGLIMGSLVGGPVAKKLVERHGLTGGTNEAATSGIQVDSKKTNVTPMTSVIVVLATMAFGAYLVAGLNKTGITFPYYVGGVFAAAIVRNVADAKGYEIAMPHINLIGNSALNLFLALSLMGLKIWKLFDLAVPMMIILLGQLVLMASFAYFVIFKMMGKDYEAAVMSAGHCGVGLGQTPNAIANMSVVIEKYGPAPNAWVMLPVITVIVINLVNPLLITFCMNFLS; encoded by the coding sequence ATGAACATCACTTTAGATTTAGTACAAACAATTGGCCTTGCAGCCGTCATCCTGTTTGTCGGGCAGAAGACAAAAGAACGAGTTAATTTCCTCCAAAAGTACTTTATTCCAACACCTGTGATTGGTGGTCTGCTTTACGCACTTCTAACGCTTATAGGTCACCAAACAAATACATTTTCGATTCAACTTGATCATGGCCTAACAAAATTTTTAATGGTTCTTTTCTTCACATGCACTGGTTTCTTGGCGAGTGTAAAGGTTATTAAAAGCAGTGGTAAGCAAGGTGCAATTCTAGCGGTGCTATCTGTTGTGCTCTTAATTTTGCAAGACACAGTGGGCGCTGGTCTGGCTCAAGCATTAGGTCTGCACCCTTTAATGGGAGTAGCAATAGGCTCAGTTTCAATGTCCGGTGGGCTGGGCTCTGCGGCTGCATTTGGTCCTTCTTTTGAAGAGCTGGGAGTGGACTCGGCTACTATTATCGGTATTGCGGCGGCAACATTTGGTCTTATCATGGGTAGCCTTGTTGGTGGTCCGGTAGCAAAAAAACTTGTCGAAAGACACGGCTTAACTGGTGGTACTAATGAGGCCGCAACGAGTGGTATTCAGGTAGACAGTAAGAAAACAAACGTTACCCCTATGACAAGTGTTATTGTTGTATTAGCTACGATGGCGTTCGGTGCGTATTTGGTTGCAGGTCTTAATAAAACTGGCATTACATTCCCATACTACGTTGGTGGCGTTTTCGCGGCAGCAATCGTACGTAATGTTGCTGATGCAAAAGGCTACGAAATTGCAATGCCTCACATTAACCTTATTGGTAACTCTGCACTTAACCTGTTCTTGGCTCTTTCTTTAATGGGCCTGAAGATATGGAAACTGTTCGACTTGGCTGTTCCAATGATGATCATCTTGCTTGGTCAACTTGTTCTCATGGCGAGCTTTGCGTACTTCGTTATCTTTAAAATGATGGGCAAAGACTACGAAGCAGCAGTAATGTCAGCAGGTCATTGCGGTGTTGGTCTAGGTCAAACACCAAATGCAATCGCAAACATGTCGGTAGTGATCGAAAAATACGGTCCGGCACCTAATGCATGGGTAATGCTGCCAGTGATAACAGTTATAGTGATCAACTTAGTTAACCCGCTACTTATTACTTTCTGCATGAACTTCCTTTCATAA
- a CDS encoding RraA family protein has protein sequence MSGNDISLCHDTLQSSFNEKMECLKQLGTATIYEAQGATGALDSNIKPLHGDMRFAGPAYTVDMRPADNLMVHYAMLRAHQGDILVLDAKGFVEAGPWGDVLTSQAMHMGLSGLLINGAVRDSSAIIDMGFPVFSKGLSIKSTGKSQIGKVEVPVYISGVEINSGDIVVGDRDGVVVVKRHRLDEVIELSLKREEKETEFVKQIKSGATTANLLNLEDKLFSIQTGN, from the coding sequence ATGAGTGGAAACGATATTTCGTTATGTCATGACACCCTACAGAGTAGCTTCAATGAGAAGATGGAGTGCTTAAAGCAATTAGGTACTGCGACTATCTACGAAGCTCAGGGGGCAACAGGCGCACTAGATAGCAATATCAAGCCATTGCATGGAGATATGCGCTTTGCTGGACCAGCATATACCGTTGATATGAGGCCAGCCGATAACTTGATGGTACACTACGCAATGCTACGGGCGCATCAAGGTGACATTCTTGTGCTTGATGCCAAAGGTTTCGTAGAAGCCGGGCCATGGGGCGATGTATTGACCTCTCAGGCGATGCATATGGGACTAAGTGGACTTTTAATCAATGGCGCAGTGCGAGATTCATCTGCAATTATTGATATGGGGTTCCCTGTCTTCTCAAAGGGCTTAAGCATTAAAAGCACTGGGAAGAGCCAAATAGGGAAGGTTGAAGTTCCAGTATATATTTCTGGTGTAGAAATAAACTCTGGAGACATTGTTGTTGGAGACCGCGACGGGGTGGTTGTAGTCAAAAGGCACCGATTAGACGAAGTCATTGAATTGAGTCTAAAGCGTGAAGAAAAAGAAACGGAATTTGTAAAACAAATAAAAAGTGGCGCAACCACAGCTAACCTACTGAATTTAGAAGATAAGCTATTTTCTATTCAGACAGGTAACTAG
- a CDS encoding beta-ketoacyl-ACP reductase, producing the protein MLTNKICIVTGGAQGIGRCIVETFAKQNAAMVYACDLNTEVAKELETQYSNVRVTQLNVCDRTAIRSLIEEIQTRHNKVDVLVNNAGITRDNLLDRMSEDDWDLVINVNLKGVFNMTQAVAPLMIENGVGSIITMSSVVGTDGNVGQSNYGATKGGVISMTKGWAKEFSRKGAQVRANCVAPGFIETPMTVDLPEKVLNYMKSKTPLGRMGKPEDITNGVVFLASDNSSFITGQTLKIDGGLVI; encoded by the coding sequence ATGCTTACTAATAAAATCTGTATCGTAACTGGAGGCGCCCAAGGTATTGGTCGCTGTATCGTCGAAACATTTGCTAAACAAAATGCAGCTATGGTCTATGCATGTGACCTGAACACAGAAGTAGCTAAAGAGCTTGAAACACAGTACTCGAATGTCCGGGTGACACAGTTAAATGTCTGTGATCGAACTGCGATTCGCAGTCTAATTGAAGAGATACAAACACGGCATAACAAAGTGGATGTACTGGTAAATAATGCGGGCATCACCCGTGACAATCTACTTGACCGAATGAGCGAAGATGACTGGGATCTAGTGATCAATGTAAATTTAAAAGGGGTGTTTAATATGACACAAGCGGTTGCACCTCTGATGATCGAAAATGGTGTCGGCTCAATCATTACGATGTCCTCAGTGGTTGGTACCGATGGCAATGTTGGGCAAAGTAACTATGGCGCCACGAAAGGTGGTGTAATTTCAATGACAAAAGGATGGGCAAAAGAGTTTTCACGTAAAGGGGCGCAAGTGCGTGCTAATTGCGTAGCCCCTGGCTTTATCGAGACTCCGATGACCGTCGACTTACCTGAAAAAGTCCTCAACTACATGAAATCAAAAACACCATTAGGTCGTATGGGTAAGCCAGAAGACATTACTAATGGTGTTGTATTCTTAGCCAGTGACAATTCCAGCTTTATCACAGGACAGACACTTAAAATCGACGGCGGATTAGTCATTTAA
- a CDS encoding LysR family transcriptional regulator, translating to MNLKQIRYFCEIVRVGSAAQAAKNLYVAPTAISMQISQLESELGGQLFDRTTRPMELTELGKFFYPRATDILANTNQLEREAKKIVSGQHGWLGLGFVRSALFSFMPSAIRAFRKEYPEVQLDLVEELSDYQPDSIRSGKFHVGISRFIGSPVVPEGFTYKEIMQDSFVAAVPVNHPLASRASLNLSELCHEDFIAYPKDPLSVFSGQLLSLFRENDLEPQIAYEAVEINTAIALVSAGLGCTLVGESISSYQSNDVVFIPVDDLKTKSVVGAIFLADEKNLLVDKFLDCLSLEHE from the coding sequence ATGAATCTAAAACAGATAAGATACTTTTGTGAGATTGTTAGAGTAGGGAGCGCGGCACAAGCGGCAAAAAATTTATACGTCGCACCGACGGCAATCAGCATGCAGATTTCTCAATTGGAAAGCGAACTTGGTGGACAACTATTCGATCGTACTACGCGTCCGATGGAGCTTACTGAGTTAGGCAAGTTCTTCTATCCACGCGCAACAGATATTCTTGCCAACACAAATCAATTAGAGCGAGAAGCAAAAAAAATCGTATCTGGTCAACATGGTTGGCTAGGCCTTGGCTTCGTCCGTTCTGCGCTATTTTCCTTCATGCCATCGGCAATAAGAGCATTCAGGAAAGAATACCCTGAAGTTCAGCTCGATCTTGTTGAAGAGCTTTCCGACTATCAGCCAGATAGCATTAGAAGTGGCAAGTTTCATGTAGGCATATCCAGATTTATTGGAAGTCCTGTGGTGCCAGAAGGATTCACCTACAAAGAGATAATGCAGGATTCGTTTGTTGCGGCGGTTCCGGTAAACCATCCCTTAGCGAGTAGAGCATCACTGAACCTAAGTGAATTGTGTCATGAGGATTTTATTGCTTACCCCAAAGATCCACTGAGCGTATTTAGTGGGCAGTTACTGTCGTTGTTCCGGGAAAATGATCTTGAACCTCAAATAGCTTATGAGGCCGTAGAAATAAACACCGCAATAGCTTTAGTCTCTGCTGGTTTAGGCTGCACGTTAGTTGGGGAGTCAATATCGAGCTACCAGAGTAATGATGTAGTGTTTATTCCAGTTGATGATCTTAAGACAAAAAGCGTTGTGGGAGCGATTTTTCTAGCTGACGAAAAAAACTTACTTGTAGATAAATTTCTTGACTGTTTGAGTTTAGAGCACGAATAA
- a CDS encoding DeoR/GlpR family DNA-binding transcription regulator: MIPVERHRSILALLREQEVISISELTKRLQVSHMTIRRDISKLEAEGRVLSVTGGVQLSESLQNEESHDSKALQNPSEKESLSLLALKQIKDSKVIYLDAGTTILEIAKRIVNLNDLTVITNDFVIANYLISNSQCSIYHTGGKVDRANKSSVGNRAAQAIHEFNIDLAFVSTSSWNQRGISTPVEDKVVVKKAICDVSKACCLISDSSKYGKVAPFHAIDLERFDVIITDNNLSQHALEGLTQRGIDVLIAD, from the coding sequence ATGATTCCTGTTGAAAGGCACCGTTCTATTCTTGCTCTACTACGAGAGCAAGAAGTAATCAGTATCAGCGAACTGACAAAACGCCTACAAGTTTCACACATGACCATTCGTCGAGATATCAGCAAGCTAGAGGCAGAAGGAAGGGTCCTGTCTGTTACCGGTGGGGTTCAATTGTCAGAATCATTACAAAATGAAGAATCACATGACAGTAAAGCACTTCAAAATCCCAGTGAAAAGGAAAGCTTGAGCTTACTCGCTCTCAAACAAATAAAAGACAGCAAGGTTATCTACCTTGATGCCGGTACAACTATTCTGGAAATTGCGAAGCGCATAGTGAACCTTAACGATCTTACAGTAATCACAAATGATTTTGTGATTGCTAATTATCTAATCTCAAATTCACAATGCTCGATTTACCATACTGGCGGAAAAGTCGATCGTGCAAATAAATCTAGTGTTGGAAATAGAGCGGCACAAGCTATCCATGAGTTTAATATTGATTTGGCTTTTGTCTCTACGTCGTCGTGGAACCAACGTGGTATATCAACGCCTGTTGAAGACAAAGTAGTAGTCAAGAAAGCTATATGTGATGTGTCAAAAGCATGCTGCCTAATCTCTGATTCAAGCAAATATGGAAAAGTCGCCCCTTTCCATGCTATCGATCTAGAGAGATTTGATGTAATCATCACCGATAATAATCTATCGCAACATGCCCTTGAAGGTTTGACGCAAAGAGGTATAGATGTATTAATTGCAGACTAA
- a CDS encoding EAL domain-containing protein, with the protein MRKLGFKTQLLLTLSVVTLLCVGSASYLSYKHEKDVLFDTIYEATKEHIHLEGNKVEQFLADKAMAVSRIADDYKLNQYQDNHAERMRLGALAANVSNLMIGFQNGDAYASYDYPGWVGHKNPSSYDPRDKPWYRKGMQTPDNVFFTSLYHDATTHELMISIGKNIGNGVVIADIPLTVLNKIVSKVNIEGFSAVIVEQDNVVLASSSSIVEVGKNISSYDALLTVAGYESIIDALKDSKTKGATVFEYNLQGIDKIMFSEKIKYDGGHWHLLIGLDKEIVFSRLSASKKDAIIFMITSLFFSVIIIVSVFNILYRPILELKNTIIGLAEGTGHVTQRVNVTSSDDLGQIARGVNMFIDKIQDLLQQKQSGEGTVKSTSEDANGSLMLWKDAFAKYHNTVEEEDKLKEELKLDSLTKLPTRSYFEVLLANSIKSVYQDKKDLLLFTVHIGNYEITTENSVYEIVQSAILELSELIGSLLSEHFILSRTSPSEFSVIYLDADISYIESIVQPISANLRNVKMGELLFHCKVGATYLKHTERKPSVSGMLHQVSSALYSVDRGSDENYAIYQKKQDEAKLQRKELISEFRLALKREELELYLQPQVELSSGNICGAEALLRWNHPQKGFLTPDKFIHVLDDELLGIQLGEWVISSALKMLATRTDNLSISVNITPLHLQKDDFYVRLEEILSSFSSTVSGRLKIELTETSSISDHARVETSMRKCHQLDVRFSLDDFGTGYSTLNQLRSLPASELKIDRSFIQNFDKNKDDEKMVNTMIMLARSFDINIVAEGVESIEQESLLKALGCSVAQGYYYSKPIPYSEFNKWLECRD; encoded by the coding sequence ATGAGAAAACTAGGTTTCAAAACCCAACTATTGTTGACGTTGTCTGTAGTCACTCTTTTGTGTGTCGGTTCGGCTAGTTATTTATCCTACAAGCACGAGAAGGACGTGCTTTTTGACACTATTTATGAAGCGACTAAAGAACATATTCACTTAGAGGGAAATAAGGTAGAGCAATTTCTAGCCGATAAAGCAATGGCGGTATCAAGAATTGCTGATGACTACAAACTAAACCAGTACCAAGATAATCATGCCGAGCGGATGAGGCTTGGGGCATTAGCCGCTAATGTTTCAAACTTAATGATTGGTTTTCAAAATGGAGATGCTTACGCATCTTATGACTACCCGGGGTGGGTTGGACACAAAAATCCCTCAAGCTATGACCCTCGCGATAAGCCTTGGTATAGAAAGGGGATGCAGACTCCTGATAATGTTTTTTTTACGTCACTTTACCATGATGCAACCACTCATGAGTTAATGATAAGTATTGGTAAAAATATTGGGAATGGGGTTGTTATAGCGGATATTCCGTTAACGGTTCTAAATAAAATCGTTTCTAAAGTAAATATTGAAGGATTCTCAGCGGTAATTGTGGAGCAAGATAACGTTGTATTGGCAAGCTCTTCAAGTATTGTGGAGGTTGGAAAGAACATTTCGAGCTATGATGCTTTGTTAACAGTAGCAGGTTATGAGTCGATTATCGACGCTCTAAAAGACTCCAAAACTAAAGGGGCAACCGTATTTGAATACAATCTGCAAGGTATTGACAAGATAATGTTCTCCGAAAAAATAAAGTATGATGGAGGACATTGGCACTTATTAATTGGACTGGACAAAGAAATAGTATTTAGCCGACTATCAGCCTCTAAGAAAGACGCTATTATTTTTATGATTACCAGCCTTTTCTTTAGTGTCATTATTATTGTATCTGTGTTTAATATTTTATATCGACCTATTCTAGAACTGAAAAACACCATTATTGGATTAGCTGAAGGAACGGGACATGTCACACAAAGGGTAAATGTAACGTCATCAGACGATCTGGGCCAGATTGCTCGGGGTGTCAATATGTTCATTGATAAAATTCAAGACTTACTTCAGCAGAAACAAAGTGGAGAAGGAACAGTAAAAAGCACCTCAGAAGATGCTAACGGCTCCTTAATGCTGTGGAAAGACGCCTTTGCAAAGTACCATAATACAGTAGAAGAAGAAGACAAACTAAAAGAAGAATTAAAACTTGACAGCTTAACCAAGCTACCAACCCGCTCATATTTCGAAGTTCTTCTCGCTAACTCCATAAAATCAGTTTACCAAGATAAAAAAGATTTACTCTTATTTACTGTTCATATAGGAAATTATGAAATAACAACCGAAAACAGTGTTTATGAGATCGTACAAAGCGCTATTTTAGAGCTGTCAGAGTTGATAGGAAGCTTATTATCAGAGCACTTTATATTATCCAGAACGAGTCCTTCGGAGTTTTCGGTTATTTATCTCGATGCTGATATCAGTTATATAGAAAGCATTGTACAGCCAATTTCTGCAAACCTGCGAAATGTGAAAATGGGAGAACTACTGTTTCATTGTAAGGTCGGTGCAACCTACCTAAAGCATACTGAACGAAAACCATCGGTAAGTGGCATGCTCCACCAAGTAAGCAGTGCACTTTATTCTGTAGACCGAGGCTCTGATGAAAACTATGCCATTTATCAAAAGAAACAAGATGAAGCGAAGTTACAGCGGAAGGAACTCATCTCTGAATTTAGGCTTGCATTAAAACGGGAAGAGCTAGAGTTGTATCTGCAACCTCAAGTTGAGTTGTCTTCAGGTAATATTTGCGGTGCAGAAGCCTTATTAAGATGGAATCACCCCCAAAAGGGATTCTTAACGCCAGATAAGTTTATACATGTTCTGGATGATGAACTTTTAGGTATTCAACTCGGAGAGTGGGTAATCTCTTCAGCACTAAAGATGTTAGCGACTCGTACTGATAACTTATCTATCAGTGTCAACATTACGCCTCTTCACCTCCAGAAGGATGATTTCTATGTGCGGTTGGAAGAGATACTGTCTTCATTTTCTTCGACTGTTTCAGGGCGACTCAAGATAGAACTTACCGAAACTTCAAGTATATCCGACCACGCTCGTGTGGAAACATCCATGCGAAAATGTCATCAATTAGATGTAAGGTTTTCACTGGATGACTTTGGGACTGGCTACTCAACGTTAAACCAGTTGAGGTCACTACCCGCGTCAGAGCTTAAAATTGACAGAAGCTTCATCCAAAATTTTGATAAAAATAAAGATGATGAAAAAATGGTAAACACTATGATAATGCTTGCCAGAAGCTTCGATATCAACATCGTCGCGGAGGGTGTGGAGAGTATTGAACAAGAGAGCTTATTAAAGGCATTAGGCTGTTCAGTTGCGCAAGGGTACTATTATTCGAAACCCATTCCTTATAGTGAGTTTAATAAATGGTTGGAGTGTCGGGATTAA